The following coding sequences lie in one Salarias fasciatus chromosome 7 unlocalized genomic scaffold, fSalaFa1.1 super_scaffold_4, whole genome shotgun sequence genomic window:
- the naif1 gene encoding nuclear apoptosis-inducing factor 1 produces the protein MASAAKKRKMNFSEREVEIIVEEIEKQKHTLVNHFNAGVTHMAKNNAWLDILKKVNAVTTCPRELPEVKKKWSDMKTEVRRKVAHARAAIEGTSADCTPVPVILTAMQQRICNLLGEATIINLPAGDSDAEITLPVTVNAATAVTLAEALPAGPGTICDDSKPLNAETAYHTLEDGAVVEYCTTTVGEAAPAVVTAVEAPVEMLAASSASPPPQQSQSKPQELKSRIALNSARLLQEQRVTNVHIRQIAQHLEGQNELLQTMRRSQEAQAFAQERQAQALEGTQAALLALVQMLRPALKDLRKFLQSGAEAANPGGAAAAAAGAEEQNRPRTPPPPPPPPPPPPPQQAQDAQ, from the exons ATGGCATCGGCcgccaaaaagagaaaaatgaatttCTCGGAGCGGGAGGTGGAGATCATAGTGGAAGAAATAgagaaacaaaagcacacactGGTTAACCACTTCAACGCTGGAGTCACGCACATGGCCAAGAATAACGCGTGGCTGGACATCCTGAAGAAGGTCAACGCCGTGACCACCTGCCCGCGCGAGCTGCCCGAGGTGAAGAAGAAGTGGTCCGACATGAAGACGGAGGTCCGGCGGAAGGTGGCCCACGCGCGCGCCGCCATCGAGGGCACGTCGGCGGACTGCACCCCGGTGCCCGTCATCCTCACGGCCATGCAGCAGCGGATCTGCAACCTGCTGGGGGAGGCCACCATCATCAACCTGCCCGCCGGGGACTCGGACGCGGAGATCACGCTGCCGGTGACGGTGAACGCCGCCACGGCCGTCACGCTGGCGGAGG CTCTCCCGGCTGGTCCAGGAACCATCTGTGACGACTCCAAGCCCCTGAACG CCGAGACGGCGTACCACACCCTGGAGGACGGCGCCGTGGTGGAGTACTGCACCACCACGGTGGGCGAGGCGGCCCCCGCCGTGGTGACGGCCGTGGAGGCCCCGGTGGAGATGCTGGCGGCGTCCTCGGCGTCGCCGCCGCcccagcagagccagagcaaACCGCAGGAGCTGAAGAGCCGCATTGCGCTGAACTCGGCGcgcctgctgcaggagcagcgcGTCACCAACGTGCACATCCGGCAGATCGCGCAGCACCTGGAGGGACAGAacgagctgctgcagaccatGCGGCGCTCGCAGGAGGCGCAGGCCTTCGCCCAGGAGCGGCAGGCCCAGGCGCTGGAGGGCACGCAGGCCGCCCTGCTGGCGCTGGTGCAGATGCTCCGGCCGGCGCTCAAAGACCTGCGCAAGTTCCTGCAGAGCGGCGCCGAGGCCGCCAAccccggcggcgccgcggccgccgcTGCCGGGGCGGAGGAGCAGAACAGGCCCAGaacgcctcctccaccccctcccccacctccaccgccCCCTCCACAGCAAGCCCAGGACGCACAATAg